CGACGGACTCGCCGGGGCGGTCCTGGACAGCAGCCCGGCCTCCGCGGGGGACGTCCTCATCGTCATCTCGCTCTCCGGGCGCAACGCACTGCCCGTCGAGATGGCCATGAACGCCCGCGCGATCGGCCTCGAGGTCATCGGGGTGACCTCGGTGGCGTACGCGACGGAGACCAAGTCGCGGCACGTCTCGGGCACCTTCCTCAAGGACCACTGCGACATCGTCCTCGACAGCAAGATCGCGGTCGGCGACGCCGAGCTGTCGGTCGACGGCGTCGACGCGCCGTTCGCCCCCGCCTCCACCGTCGTGACCAGCGCCATCATGCAGGCGGTGATGGCGGCGGCGGCCGGCGAGCTGGTGGCGCGGGGCGTCGAGCCGCCGCTGCTGCGCTCGGGGAACGTGGACGGCGGCCACGAGTGGAACGGGCGCGTCATGCAGGAGTACGGGGACCGGATCTTCTTCCGCCACTAGGGGGTGTCCATCAGGCGCCCGGCCCCCTCAGCCTCCCGCCGGACCGCCCATGGCCAGGTCCAGGTCCGCCGCCACCCGGGCCGCGACCTCCTCCGCGTACAGGGCGTCCGCGCGCTCGAAGGGCGGGCGCGAGGCACCCCGCAGGAAGGTGAGGGCGCCCAGGGTGCGGCCGCGGCTGCGGAGCACCGC
The Streptomyces sp. NBC_00091 genome window above contains:
- a CDS encoding SIS domain-containing protein encodes the protein MSESKLAGQFFDAAIGLLERVRDEEGARITEAGAVIARAVASGNRLFAFGAGHSSLPAQDVVYRAGGLALMNFLAVPGTAGVDVMPATLGSALERVDGLAGAVLDSSPASAGDVLIVISLSGRNALPVEMAMNARAIGLEVIGVTSVAYATETKSRHVSGTFLKDHCDIVLDSKIAVGDAELSVDGVDAPFAPASTVVTSAIMQAVMAAAAGELVARGVEPPLLRSGNVDGGHEWNGRVMQEYGDRIFFRH